In Candidatus Syntrophoarchaeum caldarius, the following are encoded in one genomic region:
- a CDS encoding coenzyme F420-reducing hydrogenase subunit beta, translated as MLIGDYGEIKTFEDLKTEIIDVDLCAGCGTCAAFCEAIEMDGDTPKMVGDCVLVRGALKCGTCYTVCPKRSNGDATIIEKFLSREKRDELFGNYVGVYAVKATNQDIVAKAQDGGAVSAIIHHLLSTGAIDCGVISQRDEKWRASPLVVTAPEDVTKGSGTRYAVSPNVEMLGEVIKDEKLRVAIVGTPCQVKGVRNLQSKLLEVIEDIEILNIGLFCTENFRYDSFIEYMTPRLEEGGLRIEDVTKTEITKGKFFFRSPKGDVSLKIAELEPIIPTNCRNCIDFSAELADISVGSVGAPNGWSTVITRNSRSDEIVKKMIEEGLFEVQDVNIKIVHMLCKNKRKRLEKEEAGE; from the coding sequence ATGTTGATAGGTGATTATGGAGAGATTAAAACCTTTGAAGATTTAAAGACTGAGATCATCGATGTAGATCTCTGCGCAGGGTGTGGAACATGTGCTGCCTTCTGTGAAGCTATCGAGATGGATGGGGATACACCGAAGATGGTGGGGGACTGTGTGCTCGTTAGAGGTGCATTGAAGTGTGGAACGTGTTATACCGTCTGTCCAAAGCGCTCAAACGGTGATGCAACGATCATCGAAAAGTTCCTATCCCGTGAGAAGCGGGATGAACTCTTTGGTAACTATGTTGGGGTGTATGCAGTTAAGGCTACAAACCAGGATATAGTAGCAAAGGCACAGGATGGCGGTGCAGTATCTGCGATAATTCACCATCTGCTTTCAACGGGTGCGATTGACTGTGGTGTAATCTCACAACGTGACGAGAAGTGGCGCGCATCCCCGCTTGTGGTAACAGCGCCCGAGGATGTTACAAAAGGTAGTGGGACACGATATGCAGTCTCGCCCAATGTCGAGATGCTTGGTGAGGTGATAAAGGATGAAAAACTGCGCGTTGCAATTGTTGGAACGCCCTGCCAGGTCAAAGGCGTTAGAAACCTCCAGTCCAAACTGCTTGAGGTAATCGAAGATATCGAGATCTTGAATATCGGGTTGTTTTGCACTGAAAACTTCAGATATGACAGTTTCATCGAGTACATGACCCCCAGGCTTGAAGAAGGGGGACTCAGGATCGAAGACGTGACAAAGACCGAGATCACAAAGGGCAAGTTCTTCTTCAGAAGTCCGAAGGGTGATGTGAGTCTTAAGATCGCAGAACTTGAACCTATAATTCCGACCAACTGTAGAAATTGTATCGATTTCTCAGCAGAGCTTGCAGATATTTCTGTTGGGTCGGTAGGTGCACCAAATGGGTGGTCAACTGTTATCACACGCAACAGTAGATCGGATGAAATCGTCAAGAAGATGATTGAAGAGGGGTTGTTCGAGGTGCAGGATGTGAACATCAAGATCGTACACATGCTCTGTAAAAACAAGCGGAAGCGGCTTGAGAAGGAGGAGGCGGGTGAATAA
- the hdrA gene encoding heterodisulfide reductase subunit A (overlaps another CDS with the same product name), which yields MNGEKAVVYNCYCALSEVEFEEMRDDLEAIDGVELVLDGYDLCSESGQNDLINEISARNIKKLLLICSAASMPEQTFNRVQNETGVRPIPIIADEKGTLIEEVKNAIQNPPEAATIEDVVPAALVIGGGIAGIQAALDIADAGFKVYLVEREPSVGGHMSQLDKTFPTLDCSACILTPKMVDVGRHPNIDLMTYSEVIKTEGSAGHFKVRVRKKPRYVDINKCTGCGLCADACRLKGKIPNSFDVDMGKRGAIYVPFPQAVPLKYTIDASRCLFLSKGKCGKAPSCLEACERDAIDFEQKEEIVELDVGAIVVATGYDQFDATLKPEYGYGDYDNVISGLEFERLCSASGPTAGNVVINGKTPTSVVFIQCVGSRDKNQNPYCSRVCCMYAAKQAHLVHEKIPGASIMICYMDVRAFGKGYEEFYERVQRDNVLYVRGNPSEVYRKGDMLIVRGEDTLTGEAYEKEADLVVLATGITPRADADRMAEILGIERDKEGFFSVADPQHSIESLREGIFLAGCCQSPKDIPDTVAHASGAAAKAAILLSRSSKYKEEVVA from the coding sequence ATGAACGGTGAGAAAGCAGTTGTGTACAACTGTTACTGTGCACTCTCAGAGGTCGAGTTTGAAGAGATGAGGGATGATCTGGAAGCGATAGATGGTGTTGAACTGGTGCTGGATGGTTATGATCTCTGCTCTGAATCAGGGCAGAATGATTTGATAAACGAGATCAGTGCCAGAAATATAAAAAAACTTCTTTTGATCTGCAGTGCTGCTTCGATGCCTGAGCAGACGTTCAATCGGGTTCAGAACGAGACAGGGGTGCGTCCGATTCCGATAATAGCAGATGAGAAGGGAACGCTTATTGAAGAAGTAAAGAACGCAATTCAAAATCCGCCTGAGGCAGCAACTATTGAGGATGTTGTACCTGCGGCACTCGTGATAGGAGGTGGAATTGCCGGGATTCAGGCAGCCCTTGATATCGCAGATGCAGGCTTTAAGGTTTATCTTGTGGAGCGAGAACCTTCTGTCGGTGGACACATGTCCCAGCTTGATAAAACCTTCCCAACACTGGATTGTTCAGCCTGTATCCTGACACCGAAGATGGTTGATGTGGGGAGACATCCGAATATTGATCTCATGACCTATTCCGAGGTTATTAAGACCGAAGGATCTGCAGGCCACTTCAAGGTCAGGGTTCGAAAGAAACCAAGATACGTAGATATTAATAAGTGCACGGGATGCGGTCTCTGTGCCGATGCGTGCCGTCTTAAAGGCAAGATACCCAATTCTTTTGATGTTGATATGGGAAAAAGAGGCGCCATTTATGTTCCATTCCCACAGGCAGTACCTCTGAAATATACAATTGATGCATCAAGATGTCTTTTCTTATCAAAGGGTAAGTGTGGTAAAGCACCATCCTGTCTGGAAGCCTGCGAGCGGGATGCAATAGATTTCGAGCAGAAAGAGGAGATTGTTGAACTGGATGTAGGTGCGATCGTGGTTGCAACTGGATATGATCAGTTTGATGCAACGCTCAAGCCCGAGTATGGTTATGGTGATTACGATAACGTAATATCAGGCCTGGAGTTCGAGCGGCTCTGCTCTGCCTCTGGACCAACAGCAGGCAACGTTGTGATCAATGGTAAGACACCCACCAGCGTTGTATTCATTCAGTGCGTTGGATCGAGGGATAAAAACCAGAACCCATACTGCTCAAGGGTCTGCTGCATGTACGCTGCAAAACAGGCGCACCTTGTCCATGAGAAGATCCCTGGCGCATCGATCATGATCTGTTATATGGATGTCAGGGCATTTGGAAAAGGATATGAAGAGTTCTACGAGCGTGTTCAGCGAGATAATGTCCTGTATGTGCGAGGAAATCCATCTGAGGTCTACAGGAAAGGAGATATGCTCATAGTGCGTGGAGAGGATACGCTTACAGGCGAGGCATACGAGAAAGAAGCAGACCTCGTGGTGCTTGCAACCGGGATCACGCCAAGAGCGGATGCAGATCGTATGGCAGAGATTCTTGGTATAGAACGCGACAAGGAAGGTTTCTTCTCAGTTGCAGATCCTCAGCACTCGATCGAGTCATTGCGGGAAGGGATCTTTTTAGCGGGTTGCTGCCAGTCACCGAAGGATATACCTGATACGGTAGCTCATGCCTCAGGTGCTGCTGCAAAGGCCGCGATTTTGCTTTCCAGATCCAGCAAATACAAAGAGGAGGTTGTAGCATGA